From Deltaproteobacteria bacterium, a single genomic window includes:
- a CDS encoding integron integrase, with amino-acid sequence MRPSLEGGSAAPAAGRPSAAPKPRLHDKVREDIRTRHYSYRTEEAYVHWIKRFILFHGKRHPAEMGAAEVSAFLSSLATAAHVSASTQNQALAALLFLYREVLGQGFGWLDDLVRAKRTPRLPVVLTREEVKGILGELRGREWLMVMLLYGAGLRLQECLSLRVKDVDFGRNEITVREGKGGKDRHTMLPAAAREPLRAHLAALQAGHAEWVRQGVAAVHLPDALARKYPNAPTEWAWQWVFPASELCQHPRTGIRARFHLHESVLQRAVREAVRRARIGKHVGCHTFRHSFATDLLRDGYDIRTVQELLGHADVRTTMIYTHVLNRGGHGVLSPADRL; translated from the coding sequence ATCCGCCCGTCCCTTGAGGGCGGGAGCGCCGCTCCCGCCGCTGGCAGACCTTCAGCCGCGCCCAAACCCAGACTCCACGACAAAGTCCGCGAAGACATCCGCACCCGGCACTACAGCTACCGGACGGAAGAGGCCTACGTACACTGGATCAAACGCTTCATCCTGTTTCACGGCAAGCGGCATCCGGCGGAGATGGGGGCGGCGGAAGTGTCGGCGTTCCTGTCGTCGTTGGCGACCGCTGCGCACGTGAGCGCCTCCACCCAGAATCAGGCGCTGGCCGCGCTGCTGTTTCTGTATCGTGAGGTATTGGGGCAGGGCTTCGGTTGGCTCGACGACCTGGTGCGCGCCAAGCGGACCCCGCGGCTGCCGGTCGTGCTCACGCGGGAGGAGGTCAAGGGCATCCTGGGCGAACTGCGCGGCCGTGAGTGGTTGATGGTCATGCTCCTCTACGGGGCGGGGTTGCGCCTGCAGGAGTGTTTGAGCCTGCGGGTGAAAGACGTCGATTTCGGCCGCAATGAGATCACCGTCCGCGAAGGCAAGGGAGGCAAGGACCGCCACACCATGTTACCCGCGGCGGCACGGGAACCGTTGCGTGCGCACCTGGCGGCGCTGCAAGCGGGCCACGCGGAATGGGTGCGCCAGGGGGTGGCGGCCGTGCATCTCCCGGATGCGTTAGCGCGGAAATACCCGAACGCGCCGACCGAGTGGGCCTGGCAGTGGGTGTTCCCGGCCTCCGAGCTCTGTCAGCATCCGCGCACGGGGATACGGGCACGGTTTCATTTGCACGAGTCGGTGTTGCAGCGGGCAGTGCGGGAGGCGGTGCGGCGGGCGCGCATCGGCAAGCACGTTGGCTGCCACACGTTCCGGCATTCGTTCGCCACGGACCTGCTCCGGGACGGCTACGACATCCGCACCGTGCAGGAACTGCTCGGCCACGCCGATGTCCGGACGACCATGATTTACACGCACGTGCTCAACCGCGGCGGCCACGGGGTACTGAGCCCCGCCGATCG